The Methanosphaera sp. BMS genome contains a region encoding:
- a CDS encoding radical SAM protein, translating to MSTYRDLQLLSDAAYYDRCNYVNYNVDNVLKETDKIKNGIYYAKRGSQEVPLFKVLLTNQCNNDCAYCTNCKAHNYQRARLSPDALARIYMDFYNKNSVEGLFLSSGIIKDADTTMEEMIEAVHILRNKYSYKGYVHLKIIPGSSKDHIKHAMQLADRVSINLEAATKDGLGDLSSTKNYDKDILKRLDWISNLHRRDHNLASSGHTTQIIVGANEESDEDILKQVYKLSNKYDTLYNYFSSFKPLEGTPLENHEQPDIRRTGRLYQAEYLFTQYNYKLDDLILDDDGFLNLNEDPKYMAALENMDLYPIDVNTAKYKELIRVPGIGLKSARRITHMQKENKKITSLKQLQDLGANINKCKIFVKTGKAYQSTLI from the coding sequence ATGAGTACATATAGGGATTTGCAATTGTTATCCGACGCGGCATACTATGACAGGTGTAACTATGTCAACTATAACGTTGACAATGTACTCAAAGAAACAGATAAAATCAAAAATGGGATATACTATGCAAAGCGTGGCAGCCAGGAGGTACCCCTTTTTAAGGTGCTGCTTACAAATCAATGCAACAATGACTGTGCATACTGTACCAATTGCAAGGCACATAACTATCAGCGGGCAAGGCTAAGTCCGGATGCACTGGCAAGAATATACATGGACTTCTACAATAAAAATAGTGTGGAAGGATTGTTTTTAAGCTCCGGCATCATTAAGGATGCCGACACCACAATGGAAGAAATGATTGAAGCCGTGCACATTCTAAGAAACAAGTATTCATACAAGGGTTATGTTCACTTGAAAATCATACCCGGCTCAAGCAAGGATCATATAAAACATGCAATGCAGTTGGCCGACAGAGTCAGCATAAACCTTGAGGCCGCAACGAAGGATGGTCTGGGTGACTTGTCAAGTACAAAAAATTATGACAAGGATATTTTGAAAAGGCTTGACTGGATAAGTAACTTGCATAGACGTGACCATAACCTTGCAAGCAGTGGACATACCACCCAGATAATTGTAGGTGCAAATGAGGAAAGCGATGAAGACATATTAAAACAGGTTTATAAACTATCCAATAAATATGACACCTTGTATAATTACTTCAGTAGCTTCAAGCCACTGGAAGGTACACCGCTGGAAAATCACGAGCAACCGGACATACGTAGAACGGGAAGATTATATCAGGCAGAATATCTCTTTACACAGTACAACTATAAACTGGATGATTTGATACTTGACGACGATGGATTCCTGAACCTGAACGAAGATCCAAAATACATGGCGGCACTCGAGAATATGGACCTATATCCAATAGACGTTAACACCGCCAAATACAAGGAATTGATAAGAGTACCCGGCATTGGACTGAAGTCGGCAAGAAGAATAACACACATGCAAAAAGAAAACAAAAAGATTACAAGCCTCAAACAGCTCCAAGACCTGGGAGCCAACATAAACAAATGCAAAATATTCGTAAAAACGGGAAAAGCCTATCAAAGCACGTTAATATAA
- a CDS encoding LemA family protein, with product MSMILIIIIVVIILIIVGIIIKFYNNLVNARNRVKNAWSQIDVQLKRRNDLIPNIVETVKGYAGHEKSTFEEVTKARSSIANATTVEEVAQADNQLTGALKSLFAVAEAYPELKANQNFIELQQELSDTEDKISYSRQFYNDTVLKYNNLCEQFPSNIIAGLFGFKQSEFFEAHESDRAVPNVQF from the coding sequence ATGAGCATGATTTTAATCATAATAATAGTGGTAATAATTCTTATCATTGTGGGAATTATCATTAAATTCTATAATAACCTTGTAAATGCTAGAAATAGGGTTAAAAATGCTTGGAGTCAAATTGATGTACAACTCAAAAGACGTAATGATTTAATTCCAAACATTGTGGAAACTGTTAAGGGTTATGCCGGACATGAAAAATCAACATTTGAAGAAGTCACAAAGGCAAGATCAAGTATCGCCAATGCTACAACTGTTGAAGAGGTAGCACAAGCAGATAACCAATTAACAGGTGCATTAAAAAGCTTATTTGCAGTAGCAGAAGCTTATCCTGAACTTAAGGCTAACCAGAACTTTATAGAATTACAGCAGGAGTTATCTGATACTGAAGATAAAATATCCTATTCAAGACAATTCTATAATGACACGGTACTAAAATACAATAACCTATGTGAACAATTCCCAAGCAATATAATTGCAGGATTATTCGGATTCAAACAGTCCGAGTTCTTTGAAGCACATGAAAGTGATAGGGCTGTACCTAACGTACAATTCTAG
- a CDS encoding DUF2207 domain-containing protein produces MSTFKLNTIIKLSSIFIILLLLLTPIYSIGENDEVHAYTVPVVVNFINISDDGQCFYSDEVTYTLDESGNVVYYTIDKSSNEVIDNISLECEGIYYDININDTKNHTNIKLSLYTDESKKNKLTNRSVKIIYHYTSINAVDLYNDVAVFNYTPWADSTSTVSKLETYITYPATRDDIKIYDNPPYLISSHSWVNKHRYETRYKQISPDSNLTQVVLMPNDAFKSNEYTNNINQLQKEEITKNQDDYAKDVAFNNTMGYLLIAISVLLMLTPLAISINYFKKSGVDDAGHDAIFDLNDSYIKANMILNDKKDTVNADALYATILELVNKKLINVTHSDDELFIRIAKDKDNNLEDHEKILYDALSEHINKQKALNEIYNGIDKTEVNNLYEKFKQVCKKSYSITEYFTDKTSKLLKYYSFTTIIYVLIAFILINMLKPDVPIFTWTFRCLIVLIPIIIFAYVISSKISNNWNKNGRIQHQHWKQFESYLNDYSKIENNPPETVSNWADYIVYSATCGVDLSFRQNMIRYIDKHNRKELLDNDLIKLFYHDANRSLYLVD; encoded by the coding sequence ATGAGTACTTTTAAATTAAATACCATCATTAAATTGTCAAGTATATTCATCATACTTCTGTTATTATTAACACCCATATATTCTATTGGAGAAAATGATGAAGTACATGCATATACAGTCCCCGTCGTGGTGAACTTTATAAACATCAGTGATGATGGACAATGCTTTTATAGTGATGAAGTGACATACACCCTGGATGAATCCGGCAACGTGGTATATTACACAATCGACAAGTCATCAAATGAGGTCATAGACAACATATCACTTGAATGTGAAGGCATTTACTATGATATCAACATAAACGATACTAAAAATCATACCAATATTAAACTATCATTATATACGGATGAATCCAAGAAAAATAAGCTCACCAACAGAAGCGTAAAAATAATATATCATTATACTAGCATAAACGCAGTAGATTTATACAATGACGTCGCGGTATTCAACTATACTCCATGGGCTGATTCAACAAGCACGGTCTCAAAGCTTGAAACATACATAACATATCCTGCCACACGTGATGACATAAAAATCTATGACAACCCTCCATACCTGATAAGCAGCCATTCATGGGTAAATAAGCATAGGTATGAGACAAGATATAAGCAAATATCACCGGATTCCAATCTAACTCAAGTAGTGCTAATGCCAAATGATGCATTCAAGTCAAACGAATACACCAACAATATAAATCAACTGCAGAAAGAGGAAATAACAAAAAATCAGGATGATTATGCAAAAGACGTGGCATTCAATAACACTATGGGATACTTGCTCATAGCGATATCTGTACTGTTAATGCTGACGCCACTTGCCATATCAATCAACTACTTCAAAAAATCTGGCGTAGATGATGCCGGTCATGATGCTATCTTTGATTTAAATGATAGCTATATTAAGGCCAACATGATATTGAATGATAAAAAGGATACGGTTAATGCTGATGCATTATATGCAACGATATTGGAGCTAGTAAACAAGAAATTAATCAACGTGACACACAGTGATGATGAATTATTCATACGAATAGCCAAAGATAAAGACAATAACCTTGAAGATCATGAAAAAATCTTATACGATGCATTGTCCGAACACATTAACAAGCAAAAAGCACTTAATGAAATATACAATGGCATTGATAAAACGGAAGTAAACAATCTCTATGAAAAATTCAAACAGGTATGCAAAAAAAGTTATTCAATAACAGAATATTTCACCGATAAAACATCCAAATTATTGAAATACTATTCATTTACGACAATAATATATGTATTGATAGCATTCATCTTGATAAACATGTTAAAACCTGATGTTCCAATATTTACGTGGACATTCAGATGTCTGATAGTTCTTATTCCAATAATAATATTTGCCTATGTAATTTCATCAAAAATAAGCAATAACTGGAACAAAAATGGCCGGATTCAGCACCAACATTGGAAGCAATTCGAATCTTATTTGAATGATTACAGTAAAATAGAGAACAATCCCCCTGAAACAGTTTCAAATTGGGCTGATTATATAGTATATTCGGCTACATGTGGGGTTGACCTGTCATTCAGACAGAACATGATTAGATACATCGACAAACACAATAGGAAAGAACTGCTTGATAATGATTTGATAAAGTTATTCTACCATGATGCAAACAGAAGCCTGTATCTGGTAGATTAA
- a CDS encoding DUF2207 domain-containing protein, with product MNNKIRKLSVLLVISLFLLLPVAFADDGDYTIPEATVNVYLSDNGTTIFTESITQDIEGSVNGVYREIPLASGQSISDVEVETPGYYNTPEIITNNDNVRIKVWLYKDAAKTQKIYDEKVTVIYKYKFNKGVKMHNDVVELQFKPWGKQWDSRVDKLTTYITVPNREGVQYWNNPSDYVEESTWINDTTLKTQLSDIPSHTEYEQRLIMPKSYFKPGDNFITTGLDAKDQIIKDQNKYASDREFQKTLGSIVNSILGLLLFVPLGIYALFGREPKIDYKAEYEYDTPTDDSPLFVNNVVVGDVGEFDVNAYNATILNLIENKYYKIIASNNDDTIIRRTDKDITGLKKYELDIINFLKKFERNGDISFNHIKDSCDPTEYTAFISGWKETAKSEISQQKVDSYFEDKGSDILNLISGFMVVLAIILFIYTMFTDSSFFNIIIVILLFVVGVMSFSIPNTFAGRWTPEGKTFHDKWKAFENYVTDYSMIKDYPPASIQVWGRYLVYATALGCAKEVSDNMFKYFESVNVNEDYLYQSDIVWFTYYGGLNNMTSSFSHLESEANSSSSGGISSVGGGFGGGGGGTF from the coding sequence ATGAATAATAAAATAAGGAAGCTTTCGGTACTTCTTGTAATCTCATTATTTCTACTGTTGCCGGTGGCATTTGCAGATGATGGTGATTATACCATACCAGAGGCTACTGTCAACGTATACCTATCTGATAATGGAACGACAATCTTTACAGAAAGCATTACACAGGATATAGAAGGTAGCGTTAATGGGGTATACAGGGAAATACCATTAGCATCCGGTCAAAGCATAAGTGATGTTGAAGTGGAAACTCCGGGCTATTATAACACGCCCGAGATAATTACAAACAATGACAATGTAAGAATAAAGGTATGGCTGTATAAGGACGCGGCCAAGACACAGAAAATCTATGATGAGAAGGTAACGGTTATCTACAAGTATAAGTTCAATAAAGGAGTTAAGATGCATAATGATGTTGTTGAGTTACAATTTAAGCCATGGGGAAAACAGTGGGATAGCAGGGTGGATAAACTAACCACATACATAACAGTTCCAAACAGGGAAGGTGTTCAATATTGGAACAATCCATCTGATTATGTTGAAGAATCCACATGGATAAACGACACAACACTTAAGACGCAGCTAAGTGACATACCCTCACACACTGAATATGAACAAAGACTGATAATGCCGAAGTCATACTTCAAGCCGGGTGATAACTTCATAACAACCGGCCTGGATGCCAAAGATCAAATAATAAAGGATCAAAACAAGTACGCCTCTGATAGGGAGTTTCAAAAGACTCTGGGCTCAATTGTAAATTCAATACTTGGATTATTGTTATTTGTACCCCTTGGTATTTACGCATTGTTCGGCAGAGAACCAAAGATTGACTATAAAGCCGAGTATGAATATGACACGCCAACAGATGACTCGCCATTATTTGTAAATAACGTGGTGGTGGGTGATGTAGGTGAATTTGATGTAAACGCATACAATGCCACCATACTGAATCTGATTGAAAACAAGTATTATAAGATTATAGCAAGCAATAATGATGACACGATAATAAGAAGAACAGATAAGGACATAACAGGTCTTAAAAAGTATGAATTGGACATAATCAATTTCCTTAAGAAATTTGAAAGAAACGGGGATATCTCATTCAATCACATCAAGGACAGCTGTGATCCTACGGAGTATACTGCTTTCATATCCGGCTGGAAGGAAACGGCCAAAAGTGAAATATCCCAGCAGAAAGTGGACTCCTACTTTGAAGATAAAGGCTCGGACATTCTTAATCTTATAAGCGGATTCATGGTAGTGTTGGCCATAATACTGTTTATATACACAATGTTTACGGATTCATCATTCTTCAATATAATTATCGTCATACTGCTGTTTGTTGTTGGGGTAATGTCATTTTCAATACCTAACACATTCGCTGGAAGATGGACACCTGAAGGAAAGACATTCCATGACAAGTGGAAAGCATTTGAAAATTACGTAACCGATTACAGTATGATTAAGGATTATCCTCCCGCATCCATACAGGTATGGGGCAGATACCTTGTTTATGCAACAGCCCTGGGTTGTGCTAAGGAAGTATCGGACAACATGTTCAAGTACTTTGAAAGCGTTAATGTAAATGAGGATTACCTATATCAATCAGATATAGTCTGGTTTACGTATTATGGCGGATTAAACAACATGACCTCGTCATTTTCACATCTGGAATCGGAAGCTAACTCATCATCATCTGGTGGAATATCATCAGTAGGCGGAGGATTCGGTGGAGGTGGAGGTGGAACCTTCTAA